TTTTAGCCCTTTCTGTTGTTTGAAGGCAAGGTGAACGCTCTTTACAAGTTGTATTGACTAGCAATAAAATGCTCCTATGAGCGCTTAGATCCTAAGGAACGGCACGTGATTCCGTCAATTAGTCAACTGAGATTTTGTGCTCGTCGGATCGCTCAAcgagtttgtttttttttttgctattaaAAAAAGATTAGCCCGATGAGTTGCGATGCGGCCAAACGCGCACCGCGGTTAGGTTCATCAGCATAACCCCGTGCATGCTGGAGAACATGGAAGCAAGCATGACAGCACTCGATAGGTTTGCACGATAGATAAGGAAAATTAGGGCCAAAAACACATTAGCAAGATCTCTGGTGTAAAGTAGAAATGCATTCAGATGCTTTACATGTTGGATCATAAATGATTATGTAGATCATTACCATCGTAGATCTGAACATGATGAATCAGCTCGTCCAAATGCACATTCATTGGCACCCGCCCTCACACTTGGCAAGAACGATGCTACTGCATTGCAGCCTTCAACAGCCGCACTTGTGATCAACCAGAAAACAAAATCCCTTGATCGGTTCAACATGCTGCTTGACGATGTGCGGCCACTGATAATGATTCGGAGCTGCCTTTTCGACCTCTGATTTGGGGTTGGTACGCCAAAATGGCAGTCTTGCAAAACTTAGTGCATTAGAACTGCGCCACTTCTGGAGTTAGCTATGATAGTATGTACCGTGCAGTCCACCAACGATATGTTGGCATCTCATAGGATAATGCTACCCAGGATCTAGTGTCAGGATGCGTAGTGTTGCTTTTAACAGTCTTCTATCACATCGTCATCTTCTTCAGAGTTATTTCCATCTGCATCAAGTCTATCAGTCATGTAAGAGCTACTTTCTACGCCGTGGGGCAAGGAGCTGCTTCTAGGCCTATCATTACGAGGACCAATCCATCTCTCGAATGGTCTAAATTCCGTGACTATGTCAGAGAAGTTGCAAGAACTACACGTCCTTGAACAATCATATCTCTCTCTTAGAATCTGGTCCTGCATTTTTCCCAACAAATTGAGAAAAGCAGATCGTCATATAGCAGCTAGTAAAGAGGATGAATATAAGCACCACGCTGATCCCACAACACCTAAAGAGATTACTATGAACTTCCATCAACACATATTAGCATTGTACTAAATAAACATGTTAAAGCTTGTGCATCTGAATACTGACGAGAAGAATTTATGTACGGACGTTCAGTTGACTTCACTAGGATACAAAAAGGTAACATTTTATGTCCACAATGCTTATTTCCCTTTAATTCAGAAGACAAAAGTTCTGAGAACCATGAAAAAGTTCTAGTATGGTACAAGGAAATGGGTGAGAATACAGCATACTGATTTTCCATACATCATTTAGGTAATTGCATAAAATGTTGTATGGTGTCAATTATCAAATTTACCTTAGTAGATCGAAGTGTCTGCTCAATTTGCCAAAACTTCGGGCTCCGGATTGTATGCCACCTGCTTAGGCCAAATCATAGTAAATGGATAAACATCCTTAGCTCTGTTATATAAAATTATGTTGACAGTCAAAATACCTTGAGGGTGCGACATGAGCATTTCCAAAAAGAactcctcgtgctgcaacagaAGCGGCAATGAGTTGTGCCATGTTTTCTGAGCTGTATGATGCAATTGGACTACCAGCAAGAAGACAATCCGCCTCACTCAAATATGACACCACAGCCCAAGCATCATCAACTGCTTCATTGTCAACGAAATCAAGAACTGTAAAACATCATATGTCAACTATACGTTAAACCACTAATGTCAACTATATGTTAAACATCTAATGAGAGTGAACAATCAATTACTGAGTACACAATTCCCTTGAGGGAGCACCAGCTTCAAGAAGTATAAAGTATATGGTATTATGTACCCCTTATGATGGATAGAAACTTATTATTTACCATTTTCATACAGAAAATCAGCAACAGTCCGTACTTTTCCATGTGCTTGTGAAAGAATCTTTTCTGGAACATCcattttgagtgaatttcttcTTAGCTTTTCTTTAAGAGGAAATGGATCCAGGTCTACAGATAAAATATAACAAGTTTCAGGGACGAAAAGACAAAGCTCAATTAAACGTAAATGATGAACAACAACCCTCTTAAGGATGCTTTGAAACACAATATTGCAATCATTAATCCAATAATAAATTAGCAGTCACTAGTCAGTCCGAATAAAAGTTACAGCATATAATTGTAGTGCTGTGTAATCACAGTGCACTAATTGAAAATGTGAAAAGTCAAGATCATGGATATCTAAGTATTAGACAATGAATTAGAGCAAATGAATCTAATGAAAGATAACCACTAATTCCAGCCCTGTTAGTGCAAAAAACACCAGAACATGGAAAGCAAATTGTTGAATTTACTGAATTTGGATATCGCAGTCAAACAAACCCAACTTGAATCCCAAAGAGGGATAGAAGTACATAAGGTTCCGTTTGGATCGCGGGGATTTCTCGCGAGTCTTGTGGAAATTGAACTATTTCTCATGACATTCCTGCATTCAAGTGGAACTCAATGCACAAAACGTCAACTGCAAAAAAAGGTTCCAGAAATATATCCACAGGAAACATTACACTAACTATTTAAAATTCGAAGGGAAGAGTGTGCATAGTGTTATCACAACATGAAGACAACAAAAAAATGCTTGGGAAATTAAGAACTTTGTGGAGTGAATTGTAGATAGGGTGAGATAGTTCTTAGTTCTTACATACCAATATCAACATCACCATATGTTTCCCTCTTATTGTGCAGAAATTTCCCCAATGCATGAAATAGTGTAAGAGTCTCATCTCTTCCACATGGAGAGGGTCGTGCACTGCTAAGGCCATGGCTCTCTTGCCCTGGAACCAGAGAATCATGGCTCTTTGAACCAGCACGAGTACCACTTGTTGCCAATGCAGAATTTTGCCTTCTCGGATCAAGACAAAAGTATTGAAGAGACATTATTGCATGTCTGATATCACCTCCACTGGATATAGCTatttgatgcactaattcttcAGATGCATCACAGCGCTCTTCTTTGCATATTCTAATAAGAATTTTCTTGATTGAATTTGTGGTAACCGGGTTGAAAGCAATCTGCAAGAACATTGGTAGTGCACTATGAGAAACAAGCACCAAAGTCTCAAAAACATTTTTAGCCAGCATCATAAAATCTGTCAAACACCTGATGCCACATTAAGTAAGGTACCTTATGAGCACCAGCACCTTGAAGTAAGGACTCAAGGTCATCGGAATTCCACATTGCAGTATCATTACTCTCACTTTTGTGATAGTGGGTAAGTGAAATGACAGTTGGAACTTGAGTAGTTTGAATCAGACCAGTCAGGCATTTTCCTAGTCTTGCAAAAGCAACATTCCCGCTTGTTACAGGGATGTCATCAATCAGAATGATAATAAGCTTTCTTTGGGATCTGTTGCTGGTTGGACAAAGCAGTGAATATTTTCTTATCTTCTCTACAAAGTTTTCAAATTCTTCCAACTTGGATATATAGCGTAATCCTTCAGATAAACATTGAAGAAAAAATACAAATTATTTAACTGAAGAGATCTTGCAACTGGAAAGCTTTGACAATGTACTAGAGTACTATGGACCAATTGATGAGTATGATAGAAGTTCGTGAATCTGGAGTTCATACATACTTTCATCAGTTATTTAAATTGCAACAAATAAGAGAGTAGGAAAGAATATTCAAACAGCAAACACATATTAACTGCTACCTGAATTAGCATGCACATGCTCAGCCCACAGTGTTGGTACTGGAGTTGTCCACTCACATAAGTCCGCTCCAAGGTCTGAAGCAATTGCTTTCACAGttgcctgaaaaaaaaaatcgttacTAGCTACAGATAGCTCCAGAGCAACAGAGCAACTAAGTTCGCCAACAGAGAAACAGAAGGAACAAGAATTACCACATAGAATAACCCCAACCCCCCAAAAAGAAGGCACTGGGAGTAAAGATAGTTGAAGAAAGCaaatgattcaactgtgagatACTAGTAGGCAGGATAGTATTAGAAATAGAGCAAtgtcattattaaaaaaaaaacatccgcCCTCAAGTTTCTCAATTCTTACCAAAAACAAGGTGGATGCTAATATAGAGTTGTCAACACATTCTAGCCACACTGTGGTTCATGATGCGCCAAATCACATCTAGCCAACTAGGGATCAAGCAGGTATACTCAGCCAACTGATTACTGAACTTAATCATGTTGACCCCCTTATAGCACAAactcaatttcatcatttgGGTACGAACTATGAAATATTCAGCAAAGAAACCATGAGGGAAGGACATACTGATTTTCCAACACCAGTTTGCCCAGTTAGGGCGAGGGTCCATCCTCCAACCGTGTGCTGCAAAATTGCCTTTGCACTATTAGTATTTCTCAATTATGAAATTGAAGTATTTACAAATTAGAAGAGGAAAAACTAGCTAACACCCACAAGTCAATGTTTGGTAAATTTGAACTGCCTACAACAGTAATAAAATTTGGTCAATACTTGTGTGATTCAAAATTCACATTAGTTCTATCAATGCATGCAACTTCTGTCaatgagagagcttgagagctTTGCTTGGTTCCTAACAATTCAAACATTCACATATTAAGGAAAAGGTTCCTGATCACTAATGCGCTTTCATGAGATACTCTAGCATATGAGGTGATACCTGACTGCAACGTTATTACAATCCACAATGCAGGTCAAATTGTATTGTCTAGAGCGGCATGAACAATAGCATGAATTCCCCTATACTCTAGTAGAGAGTTCTTAACAAGAATCGACTCCCCAGTCCCCA
The nucleotide sequence above comes from Phragmites australis chromosome 4, lpPhrAust1.1, whole genome shotgun sequence. Encoded proteins:
- the LOC133916542 gene encoding cell cycle checkpoint protein RAD17-like isoform X4, producing MGKRPPVVVLSSSSGEDDGGGRRAGSRGPSARRLRTPAPAQTQAASGLRKKLRRESSAGRGRRRASEPAPSDSLKAGSIRETKELWVDKYKPRSSAELAVHKKKVEDVKKWLEEKLNAPKHTVGGWTLALTGQTGVGKSATVKAIASDLGADLCEWTTPVPTLWAEHVHANSGLRYISKLEEFENFVEKIRKYSLLCPTSNRSQRKLIIILIDDIPVTSGNVAFARLGKCLTGLIQTTQVPTVISLTHYHKSESNDTAMWNSDDLESLLQGAGAHKIAFNPVTTNSIKKILIRICKEERCDASEELVHQIAISSGGDIRHAIMSLQYFCLDPRRQNSALATSGTRAGSKSHDSLVPGQESHGLSSARPSPCGRDETLTLFHALGKFLHNKRETYGDVDIDLDPFPLKEKLRRNSLKMDVPEKILSQAHGKVRTVADFLYENVLDFVDNEAVDDAWAVVSYLSEADCLLAGSPIASYSSENMAQLIAASVAARGVLFGNAHVAPSRWHTIRSPKFWQIEQTLRSTKDQILRERYDCSRTCSSCNFSDIVTEFRPFERWIGPRNDRPRSSSLPHGVESSSYMTDRLDADGNNSEEDDDVIEDC
- the LOC133916542 gene encoding cell cycle checkpoint protein RAD17-like isoform X1, whose translation is MGKRPPVVVLSSSSGEDDGGGRRAGSRGPSARRLRTPAPAQTQAASGLRKKLRRESSAGRGRRRASEPAPSDSLKAEFDMLSEGFSECLNDLGMSGSIRETKELWVDKYKPRSSAELAVHKKKVEDVKKWLEEKLNAPKHTVGGWTLALTGQTGVGKSATVKAIASDLGADLCEWTTPVPTLWAEHVHANSGLRYISKLEEFENFVEKIRKYSLLCPTSNRSQRKLIIILIDDIPVTSGNVAFARLGKCLTGLIQTTQVPTVISLTHYHKSESNDTAMWNSDDLESLLQGAGAHKIAFNPVTTNSIKKILIRICKEERCDASEELVHQIAISSGGDIRHAIMSLQYFCLDPRRQNSALATSGTRAGSKSHDSLVPGQESHGLSSARPSPCGRDETLTLFHALGKFLHNKRETYGDVDIDLDPFPLKEKLRRNSLKMDVPEKILSQAHGKVRTVADFLYENVLDFVDNEAVDDAWAVVSYLSEADCLLAGSPIASYSSENMAQLIAASVAARGVLFGNAHVAPSRWHTIRSPKFWQIEQTLRSTKDQILRERYDCSRTCSSCNFSDIVTEFRPFERWIGPRNDRPRSSSLPHGVESSSYMTDRLDADGNNSEEDDDVIEDC
- the LOC133916542 gene encoding cell cycle checkpoint protein RAD17-like isoform X5, whose amino-acid sequence is MTWACQAGSIRETKELWVDKYKPRSSAELAVHKKKVEDVKKWLEEKLNAPKHTVGGWTLALTGQTGVGKSATVKAIASDLGADLCEWTTPVPTLWAEHVHANSGLRYISKLEEFENFVEKIRKYSLLCPTSNRSQRKLIIILIDDIPVTSGNVAFARLGKCLTGLIQTTQVPTVISLTHYHKSESNDTAMWNSDDLESLLQGAGAHKIAFNPVTTNSIKKILIRICKEERCDASEELVHQIAISSGGDIRHAIMSLQYFCLDPRRQNSALATSGTRAGSKSHDSLVPGQESHGLSSARPSPCGRDETLTLFHALGKFLHNKRETYGDVDIDLDPFPLKEKLRRNSLKMDVPEKILSQAHGKVRTVADFLYENVLDFVDNEAVDDAWAVVSYLSEADCLLAGSPIASYSSENMAQLIAASVAARGVLFGNAHVAPSRWHTIRSPKFWQIEQTLRSTKDQILRERYDCSRTCSSCNFSDIVTEFRPFERWIGPRNDRPRSSSLPHGVESSSYMTDRLDADGNNSEEDDDVIEDC
- the LOC133916542 gene encoding cell cycle checkpoint protein RAD17-like isoform X3; translated protein: MGKRPPVVVLSSSSGEDDGGGRRAGSRGPSARRLRTPAPAQTQAASGLRKKLRRESSAGRGRRRASEPAPSDSLKAEFDMLSEGFSECLNDLGMSGSIRETKELWVDKYKPRSSAELAVHKKKVEDVKKWLEEKLNAPKHTVGGWTLALTGQTGVGKSATVKAIASDLGADLCEWTTPVPTLWAEHVHANSGLRYISKLEEFENFVEKIRKYSLLCPTSNRSQRKLIIILIDDIPVTSGNVAFARLGKCLTGLIQTTQVPTVISLTHYHKSESNDTAMWNSDDLESLLQGAGAHKIAFNPVTTNSIKKILIRICKEERCDASEELVHQIAISSGGDIRHAIMSLQYFCLDPRRQNSALATSGTRAGSKSHDSLVPGQESHGLSSARPSPCGRDETLTLFHALGKFLHNKRETYGDVDIDLDPFPLKEKLRRNSLKMDVPEKILSQAHGKVRTVADFLYENVDDAWAVVSYLSEADCLLAGSPIASYSSENMAQLIAASVAARGVLFGNAHVAPSRWHTIRSPKFWQIEQTLRSTKDQILRERYDCSRTCSSCNFSDIVTEFRPFERWIGPRNDRPRSSSLPHGVESSSYMTDRLDADGNNSEEDDDVIEDC
- the LOC133916542 gene encoding cell cycle checkpoint protein RAD17-like isoform X2, producing the protein MGKRPPVVVLSSSSGEDDGGGRRAGSRGPSARRLRTPAPAQTQAASGLRKKLRRESSAGRGRRRASEPAPSDSLKAEFDMLSEGFSECLNDLGMSGSIRETKELWVDKYKPRSSAELAVHKKKVEDVKKWLEEKLNAPKHTVGGWTLALTGQTGVGKSATVKAIASDLGADLCEWTTPVPTLWAEHVHANSGLRYISKLEEFENFVEKIRKYSLLCPTSNRSQRKLIIILIDDIPVTSGNVAFARLGKCLTGLIQTTQVPTVISLTHYHKSESNDTAMWNSDDLESLLQGAGAHKIAFNPVTTNSIKKILIRICKEERCDASEELVHQIAISSGGDIRHAIMSLQYFCLDPRRQNSALATSGTRAGSKSHDSLVPGQESHGLSSARPSPCGRDETLTLFHALGKFLHNKRETYGDVDIDLDPFPLKEKLRRNSLKMDVPEKILSQAHGKVRTVADFLYENAVDDAWAVVSYLSEADCLLAGSPIASYSSENMAQLIAASVAARGVLFGNAHVAPSRWHTIRSPKFWQIEQTLRSTKDQILRERYDCSRTCSSCNFSDIVTEFRPFERWIGPRNDRPRSSSLPHGVESSSYMTDRLDADGNNSEEDDDVIEDC